In Anomalospiza imberbis isolate Cuckoo-Finch-1a 21T00152 chromosome 19, ASM3175350v1, whole genome shotgun sequence, a genomic segment contains:
- the RPL38 gene encoding large ribosomal subunit protein eL38, whose protein sequence is MPRKIEEIKDFLLTARRKDAKSVKIKKNKDNVKFKVRCSRYLYTLVITDKEKAEKLKQSLPPGLAVKELK, encoded by the exons ATG CCTCGCAAGATTGAGGAGATCAAGGACTTCCTGCTGACGGCGCGGCGGAAGGACGCCAAGT CTGTCAAGATCAAGAAGAACAAGGACAATGTGAAGTTCAAGGTGCGCTGCAGCCGGTACCTCTACACGCTGGTCATCACCGACAAGGAGAAGGCTGAGAAGCTGAAGCAGTCCCTGCCCCCAG GTCTGGCCGTGAAGGAGCTGAAATGA